The Temnothorax longispinosus isolate EJ_2023e chromosome 7, Tlon_JGU_v1, whole genome shotgun sequence genome contains a region encoding:
- the Rcd5 gene encoding microspherule protein 1, whose product MDIPTPTSLNHTGLTHSVDGFLNIPIGSSALDALSTGKRRSSSRTIKRKKFDDEVVETTFNLQPPATSAKSTSKSRMISVTAGCSPMDVLPTQTLPTPIPIPTALVQSDRVNRRPSRPSGSNPGRKNKKSKNHSHSINATKDLGRWKPADDLALITGVQQTNDLRMVHRGTKFSCRFTLQEIQQRWYALLYDSAVSRVAVQAMRNLHPELIASVQARTLYSKAEEELLGIIKSTSQPTLEVFQELLEANAHTFYPARTAKALHSHWQLMKQYHLLPDQTVQSLPRGEHVLSFSDAEDMINDTELMEPKDELVDAELATADRKNKREIKVLENELSRWQVLVDSVTGVNPPEFDNQTLAILRGRLVRYLMRSREISVGRSTKDHTVDVDLGLEGPAWKVSRRQGTIRLRNNGDFFLSSEGKRPIFVDSRPILAGNKMKLNNNSVIEIAGLRFIFLINQELISVIRQEAVKLNLNP is encoded by the exons ATGGATATACCGACACCGACCAGCCTCAACCACACTGGACTCACGCACAGCGTGGACGGGTTTCTGAATATTCCCATCGGATCGTCGGCTCTGGACGCTTTATCAACGGGGAAACGGAGAAG CTCCTCGCGAACGATAAAACGCAAGAAGTTCGACGATGAGGTGGTGGAGACGACGTTCAATCTGCAACCGCCTGCCACGAGCGCCAAGTCGACGTCGAAATCGCGAATGATTTCTGTAACCGCCGGTTGTTCTCCCATGGACGTTCTCCCAACGCAGACGCTACCTACTCCGATACCGATACCGACCGCCTTGGTACAGTCGGACAGAGTCAATCGCAGGCCCAGCAGGCCAAGCGGCTCGAATCCTGGACGGAAGaataagaaaagtaaaaatcaTTCTCACTCCATCAACGCCACCAAAGATCTCGGACGATGGAAACCTGCCGACGACTTGGCGTTGATCACTGGTGTGCAACAGACGAATGATTTGAGAATG GTCCATCGAGGTACAAAATTTTCCTGTCGCTTCACATTGCAGGAGATACAGCAAAGATGGTACGCATTATTATACGATAGCGCAGTTTCACGTGTAGCTGTGCAAGCTATGCGTAATTTGCATCCTGAACTAATAGCCAGTGTTCAAGCAAGAACTTTGTATAGCAAAGCTGAGGAGGAGCTGTTAGGGATTATTAAATCG ACCTCTCAACCAACATTGGAAGTATTTCAAGAATTGCTTGAAGCAAATGCACATACGTTTTATCCAGCAAGGACCGCAAAGGCGTTACACAGCCATTGGCAGTTGATGAAACAGTATCACCTATTACCAGATCAGACGGTGCAAAGTTTACCACGAGGTGAACACGTATTGAGCTTTTCGGATGCTGAAGATATGATCAACGATACCGAATTGATGGAACCGAAAGATGAATTGGTGGACGCCGAATTGGCAACGGCGGACAGGAAgaacaaaagagaaattaaagtaTTGGAAAACGAGCTTAGTAGATGGCAGGTACTTGTCGACAGCGTAACAGGTGTCAATCCACCAGAATTTGATAATCAAACCTTAGCCATTCTAAGGGGAAGACTCGTCCGATATCTCATGAGATCCAGAGAG ATAAGTGTAGGACGTTCTACAAAGGATCATACCGTCGACGTGGATCTTGGTTTGGAAGGTCCAGCGTGGAAAGTTTCGCGTCGACAAGGTACCATCCGTTTAAGGAATAATGGAGACTTCTTTTTGTCATCCGAGGGAAAGCGACCGATTTTTGTGGACAGCAGACCAATCTTGGCTGGCAACAAGATGAAATTGAATAACAATAGTGTAATTGAG ATTGCAGGACTGAggttcatatttttaataaaccaaGAACTCATCTCTGTGATACGACAAGAAGCTGTCAAATTGAACTTAAATCCTTGA